The Solibacillus sp. FSL W7-1464 genome contains a region encoding:
- the ruvB gene encoding Holliday junction branch migration DNA helicase RuvB encodes MSDRVLSGEATDAEQQFELSLRPQRLVQYIGQDKVKENLEIFIKAAKLRQESLDHVLLYGPPGLGKTTLAIVIANEMDVNVKMTSGPAIERPGDLAAILSSLEAGDVLFIDEIHRLPRAIEEVLYSAMEDFCLDIVVGKGPEARSIRLELPPFTLVGATTRAGALSAPLRDRFGVLSRLEYYDEQSLAEIVIRSGELFGVSLDKHAAFEIARRSRGTPRIANRLLKRVRDYAQVLADGIVSTSLAEQALELLQVDPRGLDHIDHKLMQSMIERFGGGPVGLDALAASIGEERITIEDVYEPYLLQIGFIQRTPRGRIATNLCYDHFGYPPTQNE; translated from the coding sequence ATGTCAGACCGTGTACTTTCTGGTGAAGCAACAGATGCCGAGCAGCAGTTCGAGCTATCTTTAAGGCCGCAACGACTAGTGCAATACATAGGCCAGGATAAAGTGAAAGAAAACCTGGAAATCTTTATCAAAGCAGCTAAGCTACGTCAGGAAAGTCTTGACCATGTTCTCCTTTATGGACCACCAGGTTTAGGGAAGACGACGTTAGCAATCGTCATAGCCAACGAGATGGATGTAAATGTAAAGATGACGAGCGGTCCTGCGATTGAACGGCCTGGCGATCTGGCAGCGATTTTGAGCTCTCTTGAAGCAGGAGATGTACTTTTTATCGATGAAATTCATCGCCTGCCTAGAGCGATTGAAGAGGTGCTATATTCGGCAATGGAAGATTTCTGTCTGGATATCGTAGTCGGAAAAGGACCTGAAGCCCGTTCGATTCGATTGGAATTGCCCCCATTTACACTTGTTGGTGCAACAACGAGAGCAGGTGCTTTATCTGCCCCGCTTCGTGACCGTTTTGGTGTATTATCGCGCTTGGAATATTATGATGAACAGTCACTTGCAGAAATTGTTATCCGATCAGGCGAATTGTTCGGTGTATCGCTCGATAAGCATGCGGCATTTGAAATTGCCCGTAGATCCCGTGGGACTCCGCGTATTGCAAATCGATTGTTAAAGCGTGTGCGTGACTATGCACAAGTACTGGCAGATGGCATTGTTTCCACAAGTCTGGCGGAACAGGCACTTGAACTATTGCAAGTCGACCCTCGCGGACTGGATCATATCGATCATAAATTGATGCAGTCAATGATTGAACGATTCGGCGGAGGTCCTGTCGGATTGGATGCATTAGCGGCATCGATCGGTGAAGAGCGCATTACGATTGAAGATGTATATGAACCATATTTACTGCAAATCGGATTTATCCAAAGAACACCACGGGGCCGAATTGCGACAAATCTATGTTACG
- the ruvA gene encoding Holliday junction branch migration protein RuvA — MYDYLKGQVTRVTPEYIVLEQQGIGWMLYTPNPFAFRASASEQQIYVSLQVREDAQNLYGFNSLEQRELFKKLIQVSGIGPKGALAILASGNPTSVIQAIEMEDEAFLIRFPGVGKKTARQMILDLKGKLDMLLDQVELPSAENELPLFGVNPNEHELQEAMLALVALGYSEKELDKIRPQLSEDEKLSTTDAYIKQALKLLLKLK; from the coding sequence ATGTATGATTATTTAAAAGGACAGGTTACTAGGGTTACCCCAGAATATATTGTATTAGAGCAACAAGGGATTGGCTGGATGCTTTATACACCAAATCCATTTGCATTCCGTGCATCTGCAAGTGAACAACAAATCTATGTGTCACTGCAAGTACGTGAAGATGCCCAAAATTTATATGGGTTCAATAGTTTGGAGCAACGTGAATTATTTAAAAAACTGATTCAGGTATCAGGCATCGGCCCAAAAGGTGCACTTGCTATTTTAGCGAGCGGAAATCCAACGTCTGTCATCCAGGCAATTGAAATGGAAGATGAAGCATTTTTAATCCGTTTCCCGGGCGTCGGGAAGAAGACAGCGCGTCAGATGATTCTCGATTTAAAAGGGAAGCTGGACATGCTGCTTGACCAAGTCGAGCTACCGAGCGCGGAAAACGAACTGCCATTATTTGGAGTGAATCCGAATGAGCATGAGTTGCAGGAAGCGATGCTGGCACTTGTCGCATTAGGCTATTCAGAAAAAGAACTCGATAAAATCAGACCGCAATTAAGTGAAGACGAAAAATTATCTACGACAGACGCCTATATTAAGCAGGCGTTAAAACTGTTGTTGAAATTGAAATAA